Below is a window of Lacibacter sp. H407 DNA.
ATTATGGTTGGTGATGATGAATGTAAATAACTATTGTTGGAGGCCTAACAGAAAGCTTGCGTATACTCCACCGGAATTAATATTGGGGCCATCCGATAAAGCAGTATTGTTTGACTTCCATTTGCTGTCGCCCAGCGGAAGATAATAGCCTGCTCTTAATCCGATAACAATTTTTTCAAGCAAACGCTTATCGCCAATTCCCACTTTACTGATGTGCAAACCGAGATGTCCCATAAACTGATTGGATGAAACATGATATTGATTGGCAGCTGCACCAAAATAATTATTGAATGAACTGCTGCTCACGTCATCGGCCGAAACTCTTGCTCCAAAAAACGAATAGTTCAAACCTGCAAAAGGGATTACCTGTATCGTTTCGCTTTTTGTAGCAACAAAACCAAGTGATGTACCTACCTGCGTGGAGCGCAACCAATTACTTTGGTCTCCTGTGGTTTTTGTTCCGCTGAAAGTAGCAAAGTTGAATAAAGAAGCAAGTCGTGCTTTTGGAAAGATGGTATAAAATCCACCGCCACGTGTAAAATAAAAATCTTTGAACTGCGGTAATCCTTCATTTGCCAAAACAGTATTCAGATCTCCCAACTGTGGCGCATTGAACCCGGCGATGGAATGTATAACGAGTGCTTTGCTTTTTGTTTGTGCAAACGTTTCCTGGTTCAATAAACAGCTCAGAAAAAAAACAAAAGCAGTCAGATGATTCTTGTTCATAATGTTTTGGTTAAATGATTATTTCCGTGCGAAACGCATTACGGCCACATCATCGATCATAAAATTGAGTGTATTGTCATCAGATAATGCGTATTTATTAACTTTCTGCAACATCTCTATAAACGTTTTTTCTCCGTTACCCGGGCACGCCATCATGGTTGAAAGGGGAGGAGCAAATTTCACTGAGTTGCCTGTTATCGTGTACTTGCTGCTGAAACCATTACAACTAGTATTGCCACTGATCATGGAAAGACCAAGTTCAAAACGGATTGTTGGTTTTTTATCGGGATACAATCCATCAAAAGCAATGCGTGCACCAGAAATGTAATTGAGCTCCCAGTTGCCTTCAAGTTTGGCAACAGCAACATCAACAGCTGTAAATTTTGCTACCACAGTTTCTCCATTGTAGAAGAGAAGTGTTTTGTCTTGCACACTCCATTTGTTGGTTGCAGCAATAGCAGGCAAAAACAGATTTTCTGTTTGATCATTATTCAGGCAAGCCATCTTTGTAACCGCCAATGGCGAAAATTTAATTGCATTTGATCCCGACAATTCGAACGTTCCGCTTAAACGATTACAACCTGTAAAACCTGCGACTGTGCTTACTTGTCCGGGAGAAAATGATAAATGTGCAGTTCTGCCGTTTTCGCTACGCACTGGCTTTTGATTTATTTCAGAAAGGTACCAGCGATACATAAAAAGCATTTCGCTGCCGCCACTTGTGGTTTTAGTATCCGTTGCAACTGTTGTTGTTTCTGTTGCAGCAGGACTGTTTGATGTTGTTGATGGTTTACTGCTATGGCAGGATGACGATTGCAGCACAACAGCAGCAATGCCAAGAAAAAAGATTGTTTGTTTCATACTAAAAGTTTTGAAGCAGATGTACATGAAAGTTTGATTACATACCAGCGAAGATGTGTGGTATTAATTTTTGCAATTCGTTAAGAAAAGTTTCAATCCTTTGCTGAAGTCCTGTGTTGTCCCTTTCATAAACCGCATTTCACCATTTACCTCTTCCACAGGGCCATAGCCCTCGGTGATCAAACTATCAGTTTTGAGAAACACTACCTGACGAATGCTTTCTTTTCCTTCCGACATGAACTCGTAATCGGCAAGAATTGTATCTCCTTTCATTATTCCCTGTATCGAACCGTGGTTTCCATCTTTGCCACTTAACTTATAATGAAGCTCTCCGCTTACAGAACGATCGGTTTGAATCAATAATTTCAATTCAACTGTATCAGTTGCGGATGCAAATGCATAACAGAGAGGAGAGGGCTGTGTAGTTGTTGTGGTTAAAGAATCCGTAGTTGATGTTTCAGTATTGCTGTTGCCGGTGGAGTTGTTGCAAGCGAATAAGATGAAAAGAAGTCCAATGATAATAAGATGACGAAGCTTTTCGGTTAGTTGGTATCGCATAACTGTGTTTCGGTTAACTTAAATAATATTACAAACTTTTTTATTATTTGTTCAACTATTCTGTAACTATCTACCGGATTTATTCAAACAAACCAATAAAAAAAGTCCCGCTTTGTTGAAAGTGGGACTTGTGCTGAACTACGAAAACAAACAGGATCGCTTACAATCTTTTTTCTTTTCCATCTTCTTTTCAACTTTCTTCTCCATCTTTTTTTCTGTTTTGTTTTCCGTTTTGCGATTGATGTTGGCAATTGCCACCAAGGCAAAAAAAGCCAGCAGCAACGTAATGATGACTGCTTTTTTCATACCAAAACGATTTAGATATATAAGTTACGAAAATGAACCGGTGATTGAAATTATTTTTTGTTAACCGGCATTAAACGGTTTATGAAACTTGCGCTGTACATTAGTGTATAAACTTCTACTATGAGCGATCAAAAGAACCTGATGAACTTTCACACCCGTAAATGGGTAAAGCCCGAAGACCTGAACCCCAACAGTACCTTGTTTGGCGGCCGTTTGCTGCAATGGATCGATGAAGAAGCAGCGCTGTATGCCGTTATTCAACTGGAGAACCCTCATGTAGTAACGAAGTTTATTTCGGAGATCAATTTTATTTCAGCACCAAGACAGGGAGACATTATCGAGATCGGTATTATGGCCACGCATTTTGGGAATACATCGGTAACCATGCGTTGTGAAGTACGGAATAAACTAACCCGTGAACCAATTTTAAGCATTGAACGTATTGTGTTTGTAAATGTAGATGCAACCGGCAAACCAGTGCCACATGGGAAAACAGAGATCACGTATGTGAAAGACAGGCTGGGAGAGTTTTAAGTTAAACGATTGTTTAGCAAACAAAACCCATATTTAACCGTTTCAGATAACCAACACCAAAACGCTATTATGAAATCACTTACCGCACACCTTGCTGCGCTGTTACTGATCACATGCAATCTTTATGCTCAAAAAGTATATGACAGCAACGAACAAACAGCCTCCAGTAGTTTAAGTCAACGTTGGGAGCTTGATTCAATTACCAAACGCAAAACATTTACCATTACATCTTATCGTCCGGTCTTTATTACTGCAGGGCGCTGGAGCAGCAACCCCAATGAGCGGCCGTTCAGCGAAACACCTGGTTATACATTACCATTTCGGGTAGATTACAATAATTACGAAGCAAAATTTCAACTTAGCTTTAAAACCAAACTGGCGCAAGGCATCTTTGGTAAAAC
It encodes the following:
- a CDS encoding acyl-CoA thioesterase; translated protein: MSDQKNLMNFHTRKWVKPEDLNPNSTLFGGRLLQWIDEEAALYAVIQLENPHVVTKFISEINFISAPRQGDIIEIGIMATHFGNTSVTMRCEVRNKLTREPILSIERIVFVNVDATGKPVPHGKTEITYVKDRLGEF
- a CDS encoding META domain-containing protein produces the protein MKQTIFFLGIAAVVLQSSSCHSSKPSTTSNSPAATETTTVATDTKTTSGGSEMLFMYRWYLSEINQKPVRSENGRTAHLSFSPGQVSTVAGFTGCNRLSGTFELSGSNAIKFSPLAVTKMACLNNDQTENLFLPAIAATNKWSVQDKTLLFYNGETVVAKFTAVDVAVAKLEGNWELNYISGARIAFDGLYPDKKPTIRFELGLSMISGNTSCNGFSSKYTITGNSVKFAPPLSTMMACPGNGEKTFIEMLQKVNKYALSDDNTLNFMIDDVAVMRFARK